A stretch of the Tolypothrix sp. NIES-4075 genome encodes the following:
- the hetI gene encoding 4'-phosphopantetheinyl transferase HetI, producing MTNDQWLKAPTDLTLSVDDVHVWRVELSRSQLQLQELAQTLSSDEQSRAERFYFEQHRQHFIAGRGILRTILGRYLDIEPQALRFEYQARGKPILGDKFATSGLSFNLSHSQGLALYGICRRPIGVDLECIRENTDVEALAKRFFTEREYEVMRSLPPNQQQQVFFRYWTCKEAYLKATGAGLSQLEQVEILLTPTQPASLQFEEWSLTELIPADNYLAAVAVAGQKLDLQCWQY from the coding sequence GTGACAAATGACCAATGGCTAAAAGCACCGACAGATTTAACTTTGTCTGTGGATGATGTTCATGTGTGGCGAGTTGAGCTTTCGCGATCGCAATTACAATTGCAAGAATTGGCACAAACTCTATCCAGTGATGAACAAAGTCGAGCGGAGCGGTTTTATTTTGAACAGCATCGGCAGCATTTCATCGCTGGTCGTGGTATTCTGCGAACTATACTCGGTCGCTATTTGGATATTGAGCCACAAGCGCTGCGATTTGAATATCAAGCTCGTGGCAAACCGATTTTAGGTGATAAATTTGCTACTAGTGGATTATCGTTTAACTTGTCTCATTCGCAGGGGTTAGCGCTGTATGGGATTTGCAGGCGACCGATTGGTGTAGATTTGGAATGCATACGTGAAAATACAGATGTAGAAGCTTTAGCAAAGAGGTTTTTTACAGAAAGAGAATATGAGGTAATGCGATCGCTTCCTCCCAACCAACAGCAACAAGTGTTTTTTCGTTACTGGACTTGCAAAGAAGCTTATTTAAAAGCAACTGGCGCCGGATTATCTCAATTAGAGCAAGTAGAGATTTTGCTCACACCAACACAACCAGCCAGTTTACAATTTGAAGAATGGAGTTTAACAGAATTGATACCTGCTGATAATTATCTTGCTGCTGTTGCTGTTGCCGGTCAAAAGTTGGATTTGCAGTGTTGGCAATATTAG
- a CDS encoding choice-of-anchor K domain-containing protein, whose product MKLSSVFVTTLSIAVTALTALGFSSQAQALTFSGNSSGVWGEPTPGGMNTNPIYSGVGTNSFKWGDPDDFATGQNQLTFSGDSFSSEMGSLFKIGDLTYFNGSVTPNTSVDFVPLNLHVSFGDRVNVSEVFDFNFQLVNTPNDSPNPADNADFVYVGKNFGNRNFTFADKQYTLELTGFREKGSTTDVSEFRVLEGEETTAGIFAKITEVPPAKTIPEPGTVVGLSVLGIYLISRRKSANS is encoded by the coding sequence ATGAAACTAAGTTCAGTTTTTGTTACTACTTTGTCTATTGCTGTTACTGCTTTAACAGCGCTTGGTTTCTCCAGTCAAGCTCAAGCTCTAACTTTTTCAGGTAATTCGAGTGGTGTGTGGGGAGAACCTACTCCAGGGGGCATGAATACTAATCCCATCTATTCAGGTGTGGGAACTAATTCCTTTAAATGGGGAGATCCTGATGACTTTGCCACGGGTCAAAATCAACTTACCTTTAGTGGAGATTCATTTTCTAGTGAAATGGGATCTTTATTTAAGATAGGTGATTTGACTTACTTTAATGGATCTGTCACCCCAAATACAAGCGTTGATTTTGTACCTTTAAATCTCCATGTATCATTCGGCGATCGCGTTAATGTGAGTGAAGTTTTTGACTTCAACTTTCAGTTAGTTAATACACCCAACGATTCACCGAATCCTGCGGATAACGCAGATTTTGTTTATGTGGGTAAAAACTTTGGCAATCGCAATTTTACCTTTGCTGACAAGCAATACACACTGGAGCTAACTGGCTTCAGAGAAAAGGGAAGCACTACTGATGTCAGCGAGTTTCGAGTTCTTGAAGGAGAAGAAACCACAGCAGGGATTTTTGCTAAAATCACTGAGGTTCCACCTGCAAAAACGATTCCCGAACCTGGGACTGTTGTTGGTTTGTCCGTGTTAGGCATCTACCTGATTTCCCGCCGGAAATCCGCGAATAGCTAA
- a CDS encoding response regulator transcription factor, with protein MPRILVIDDDPAISELVAVNLEMAGYDVSQAEDGIKGQALALQLQPDLIMLDLMLPRVDGFTVCQRLRRDDRTSEIPVLMLTALSQTQDKVEGFNAGADDYLTKPFEVEEMLARVRALLRRTDRIPQAAKHSEILNYGSLTLVPERFEAIWFHETVKLTHLEFELLHCLLQRHGQTVSPSEILREVWGYDPDDDIETIRVHIRHLRTKLEPDPRHPRYIKTVYGAGYCLELPSVPPSTESASTSLVE; from the coding sequence ATGCCGAGGATTCTTGTCATAGACGATGACCCAGCGATTTCCGAACTTGTAGCCGTCAACTTGGAAATGGCTGGCTACGATGTCAGCCAAGCTGAAGACGGCATCAAAGGTCAGGCGCTGGCTCTCCAGCTGCAACCAGACTTGATTATGCTCGATCTGATGTTGCCCAGAGTAGATGGATTTACCGTTTGCCAACGCCTGCGACGGGACGATCGCACCTCTGAAATTCCCGTGTTGATGTTGACCGCTTTAAGCCAGACTCAAGATAAAGTAGAAGGCTTTAATGCCGGCGCGGATGACTACCTCACCAAGCCGTTTGAAGTTGAAGAAATGCTGGCGCGAGTACGAGCATTATTGCGCCGTACTGACCGCATTCCCCAAGCTGCCAAGCACAGCGAAATTCTCAATTATGGATCGTTGACCCTCGTTCCGGAAAGATTTGAGGCGATATGGTTCCATGAAACTGTGAAACTAACTCACCTGGAATTTGAGTTACTTCACTGTTTATTGCAACGTCACGGACAGACAGTTTCTCCTAGCGAAATCCTTCGGGAAGTCTGGGGCTACGATCCAGATGATGACATTGAAACGATTCGAGTGCATATCCGCCATCTGAGAACCAAGCTAGAACCAGACCCCCGCCATCCGCGCTACATTAAGACCGTATATGGTGCGGGATACTGCCTTGAGTTACCCAGCGTCCCTCCATCCACTGAGAGTGCTTCCACTTCATTAGTCGAGTAA
- a CDS encoding pentapeptide repeat-containing protein, producing the protein MRITVEELLKRYAAGERDFRSTTLKGMDLSGANLPGINLNQANLAESNPSSLFLLWKNVA; encoded by the coding sequence ATGAGAATAACTGTCGAGGAATTGCTCAAGCGATATGCTGCTGGGGAGCGAGATTTTAGAAGCACTACCCTCAAGGGGATGGATTTGAGTGGAGCTAATTTGCCCGGAATTAACTTGAATCAAGCTAATTTGGCTGAGTCCAACCCCTCTTCTCTGTTTCTGCTCTGGAAAAATGTGGCGTGA
- a CDS encoding YheT family hydrolase — protein MCYAPYNPPRFLQNGVQMTIYAALWGGRYWQTTAQHPEPPYEEQIFTGGQGVPIYGLVAIPKNAHSTIVGTYGITGELEKEWILRVLGRKAYAQGYAVVLFDWRAHGKTAELSPTLTSDGLYEGEDFVRIAAAAKAMGCPGKFWFTGYSLGGQLALWALKAAVELTRGNKNLGITESEIGGGAVICPSLDSLRSLTYLVRQPFGRYFEAGIARNLKKLAWRIHDLHPGTLDPAAIKRANTIWGFDEELVIGRLGFPTVEAYYKASSALQLLPKLEKPTLIIYAQDDPFFHPAIVPELEAACEENPVIDLLLTAHGGHIGYLSSKEGQRQAQDPDPWWAWNRILEWLEKRSGRGGEGESGRQGREATTL, from the coding sequence ATGTGTTACGCTCCCTACAATCCGCCTCGATTTTTGCAAAACGGTGTCCAAATGACTATATATGCCGCTTTGTGGGGCGGGCGTTATTGGCAAACTACTGCTCAACATCCTGAGCCACCTTATGAAGAACAAATATTTACAGGTGGACAAGGTGTACCAATTTATGGCTTGGTTGCCATACCAAAAAATGCTCACAGCACGATTGTCGGTACTTATGGCATTACAGGCGAGTTAGAAAAAGAATGGATTTTGAGAGTGCTGGGACGCAAAGCATACGCTCAAGGATACGCTGTAGTGTTGTTTGATTGGCGGGCACACGGCAAAACCGCAGAATTATCGCCGACTTTGACCAGCGATGGTTTGTATGAAGGGGAAGATTTTGTTCGCATAGCGGCAGCTGCTAAGGCTATGGGATGTCCTGGAAAATTTTGGTTTACGGGATATTCTCTAGGAGGACAACTGGCGTTATGGGCGCTCAAAGCCGCTGTAGAATTGACTAGAGGAAATAAGAATTTAGGAATAACAGAAAGTGAGATTGGCGGTGGTGCGGTAATTTGTCCGAGTTTGGATTCTTTGCGATCGCTTACTTATTTAGTTAGACAACCCTTTGGTAGATATTTTGAAGCTGGTATTGCCCGCAATTTAAAAAAACTCGCATGGCGAATCCACGATCTGCATCCGGGAACCCTAGACCCCGCAGCGATTAAACGCGCTAACACCATTTGGGGTTTTGATGAAGAACTGGTAATCGGACGATTGGGTTTTCCCACCGTTGAAGCTTATTACAAAGCAAGCAGCGCTTTACAACTGCTGCCAAAGCTGGAAAAACCAACTTTGATTATATACGCTCAGGATGACCCATTTTTTCACCCAGCGATCGTCCCAGAATTAGAAGCCGCTTGCGAGGAGAATCCGGTGATAGATTTGTTACTTACTGCTCACGGTGGTCATATAGGCTATTTAAGCAGTAAAGAAGGACAACGCCAAGCACAAGACCCAGACCCGTGGTGGGCTTGGAATCGGATTTTAGAATGGCTGGAAAAGAGGAGTGGGAGAGGGGGAGAGGGGGAGAGTGGGAGACAAGGGAGAGAAGCAACCACGCTCTAA